The following coding sequences are from one Elusimicrobium minutum Pei191 window:
- a CDS encoding RDD family protein, whose translation MAKEILFIGYIMAAFTNKKQALHDIMADCLPADKNFSVKKTKT comes from the coding sequence ATGGCAAAAGAAATTCTTTTTATAGGTTATATAATGGCCGCGTTCACTAATAAAAAACAGGCTTTGCACGATATAATGGCGGATTGTTTGCCGGCAGATAAAAATTTTAGTGTTAAAAAAACAAAAACATAA
- a CDS encoding sodium-translocating pyrophosphatase: MWYGMSGLHLYEQYAIFGVLGVAVLGLFYALFLKRQVMAHPAGDAKMQEVWGAIKEGANAYLNKQFKAIVPLIVILTICLFLSVYIVPVTAEAMKRFEGLSPEKIKLIIAFGRAGSFILGSVFSLLVGQIGMRIAVAANVRVADASRRSFGESLKIAYRAGTVTGMLTDGLGLFGGTIIFVIFGISAPDALLGFGFGGTLVALFMRVGGGIYTKAADVGADLVGKVEAGIPEDDPRNPAVVADLVGDNVGDCAGMAADIFESYEVTIVSGLILGLALWHITGNYEWIVYPLIVRGIGVMCSIIGTYVVRDHGGKGDAMSAIFRGYFTSAVISITLFAVLAYFYMRDIPGGWWRPWVAVSVGVILAMAIDRLTEHFTGTEGAPVKEVKRSTSTGSATTILSGFAVGLESSVWSVVVIAITIFISIVVFGSIEGLTGAAKFNFILYGVAMTGIGMLTLTGNNVAMDSFGPIADNANGIGEMAWHGKTDEETKKARQIMADLDGVGNTTKAITKGVAISSAVIAAVSLFGSYMVDVSNVQVIINNAWQNAGLDQAMVLLKDVGIVVSNPLVFVGMLLGGAVPWLFSSFAINSVTRAASLIVHEVRRQFGLGILEGKAKPDYDKVVRISTAAAQKELVNLALLGVISPILVGLTLGVEALGGFLAGIILSGQLLAVFMSNAGGAWDNAKKLIEDEPSDPANNTGKGSERHKASVVGDTVGDPLKDTAGPALNPMIKVVNLVSVIVAPVIVTYNNEYTKLGVWGWCLAAALLAILTWAIVRSKARVE, encoded by the coding sequence ATGTGGTATGGAATGAGCGGCCTGCACCTGTATGAACAATACGCTATATTCGGCGTTTTGGGAGTTGCGGTGTTAGGTCTTTTTTATGCCTTGTTTTTAAAAAGACAAGTTATGGCCCACCCTGCAGGGGACGCGAAAATGCAAGAGGTTTGGGGCGCTATAAAAGAAGGCGCGAACGCTTACTTAAACAAACAGTTCAAAGCGATTGTACCTTTAATTGTTATTTTGACAATATGTCTTTTCCTTTCAGTATATATTGTCCCGGTGACTGCCGAAGCTATGAAACGCTTTGAAGGTCTATCCCCCGAAAAAATAAAGTTAATTATCGCTTTCGGGCGCGCAGGTTCTTTTATTTTGGGATCAGTCTTTTCGCTTTTAGTGGGACAAATAGGTATGCGTATAGCAGTTGCCGCCAACGTGCGCGTGGCGGACGCTTCGCGCAGATCTTTTGGCGAATCGCTTAAAATAGCTTACCGCGCGGGTACCGTTACAGGTATGCTTACCGACGGTTTAGGCTTATTTGGCGGTACGATAATATTTGTTATTTTCGGTATTTCCGCGCCGGACGCTTTGTTGGGTTTCGGTTTTGGCGGTACTCTTGTAGCTCTCTTTATGAGGGTAGGCGGCGGTATTTATACCAAAGCCGCTGACGTAGGCGCCGACTTGGTGGGTAAAGTTGAAGCGGGCATTCCGGAAGACGACCCCAGAAACCCCGCCGTGGTAGCCGACTTAGTAGGCGATAACGTGGGCGACTGCGCGGGTATGGCGGCCGACATTTTTGAATCCTACGAAGTTACCATTGTGTCAGGCCTTATTTTAGGTCTTGCGCTTTGGCATATTACAGGCAACTATGAATGGATAGTTTACCCCCTTATCGTACGCGGTATCGGCGTAATGTGCTCTATCATAGGTACTTACGTTGTGCGTGATCACGGCGGCAAAGGCGACGCGATGAGCGCCATTTTCAGAGGATATTTTACTTCAGCCGTTATTTCCATAACGCTTTTTGCCGTATTAGCGTATTTTTATATGAGGGACATTCCCGGCGGTTGGTGGAGACCATGGGTAGCCGTTTCCGTCGGTGTAATTTTAGCTATGGCCATTGACAGACTTACCGAGCACTTTACGGGTACGGAAGGCGCGCCTGTTAAAGAAGTTAAACGTTCCACGTCTACAGGTTCCGCCACAACCATATTAAGCGGTTTCGCCGTAGGTTTGGAATCTTCGGTATGGTCGGTAGTCGTTATCGCTATAACGATATTTATTTCAATCGTTGTTTTCGGCTCAATTGAAGGTTTGACGGGGGCCGCTAAATTTAACTTTATTCTTTACGGCGTAGCTATGACCGGTATCGGCATGCTCACCTTAACGGGTAATAACGTGGCTATGGACTCCTTTGGCCCCATTGCGGATAACGCTAACGGCATAGGCGAAATGGCCTGGCACGGCAAAACGGATGAAGAAACAAAAAAAGCCCGCCAAATCATGGCTGACTTAGACGGCGTAGGCAACACAACAAAAGCTATTACGAAAGGCGTGGCCATAAGCTCCGCTGTTATAGCGGCAGTGTCTTTGTTCGGCTCTTACATGGTTGACGTAAGCAATGTTCAGGTAATTATTAATAACGCCTGGCAGAACGCCGGGCTTGACCAGGCGATGGTGCTTTTAAAAGACGTGGGTATAGTTGTTTCCAACCCGTTAGTCTTTGTAGGCATGTTGCTTGGCGGCGCGGTGCCTTGGCTGTTCTCTTCTTTCGCTATTAACTCCGTAACACGCGCGGCTTCATTAATTGTGCACGAAGTAAGAAGACAGTTCGGCTTAGGTATTTTGGAAGGCAAAGCCAAACCCGATTATGATAAAGTTGTAAGAATTTCAACAGCCGCTGCCCAGAAAGAACTTGTTAATCTGGCACTTTTAGGCGTTATTTCCCCTATTCTTGTGGGCTTGACGCTGGGTGTTGAAGCTTTGGGCGGTTTCCTTGCCGGTATTATTTTATCGGGCCAGCTGCTTGCCGTGTTTATGTCTAACGCGGGTGGTGCTTGGGATAATGCCAAAAAACTTATTGAGGATGAACCTTCCGACCCCGCGAACAATACGGGTAAAGGGTCAGAACGCCATAAAGCCAGCGTAGTAGGCGATACGGTGGGCGATCCTCTTAAAGATACGGCGGGCCCGGCTCTTAACCCTATGATTAAGGTTGTTAACCTTGTATCGGTTATCGTGGCGCCTGTTATCGTTACTTATAATAACGAATATACAAAATTAGGCGTGTGGGGCTGGTGCTTAGCGGCGGCGCTGCTCGCTATCTTAACTTGGGCTATTGTAAGAAGTAAAGCAAGAGTTGAGTAA
- a CDS encoding ankyrin repeat domain-containing protein — protein sequence MKKFLTAAALCAILFITAYAGDNASPKHPMFTGRPARPERDAENDWRAKNPYYIAIRSGDINEIKKLVNKDNVNTPLVNEETGQAVITPLFIAVISDNPKSVKYLLSIGADVNYNPGYFTPLSISAIRKSAGMVKLLVENGADLNYKNPLLSAVTGRTSDPELVKYLIEKGAKVDAPDGMGVTALMTAALYGKFEEVKILVQSGADVNAVSKLGYDAQGRVLGTTPLFDALATMGTKDLPSYEIAKYLIDNGAGVVFSIEKLNGLFPFYPKVKNYPNDKKYIKNLNKYLKSVEKKERKALDQALKKQ from the coding sequence ATGAAAAAATTTTTAACAGCTGCCGCCTTATGCGCGATTTTATTTATAACCGCCTACGCTGGGGATAACGCGTCACCTAAACACCCTATGTTTACCGGAAGGCCGGCAAGACCTGAAAGAGACGCCGAAAACGACTGGCGTGCCAAAAACCCTTATTATATTGCCATACGCTCGGGCGATATTAATGAAATAAAAAAACTTGTTAATAAAGATAATGTTAACACTCCCCTTGTTAATGAAGAGACGGGCCAGGCTGTTATCACCCCTCTTTTTATTGCTGTTATTTCTGATAATCCTAAATCCGTGAAATATCTTTTATCAATAGGTGCGGATGTTAATTATAACCCCGGTTATTTTACCCCCCTTTCAATATCGGCTATAAGAAAAAGCGCCGGCATGGTTAAATTGCTTGTTGAAAACGGTGCTGACTTAAATTATAAAAACCCGCTTTTAAGCGCTGTAACGGGCAGAACGTCTGACCCCGAACTTGTTAAATACCTTATAGAAAAAGGCGCTAAAGTTGACGCCCCAGACGGTATGGGCGTAACAGCTTTAATGACGGCCGCTTTATACGGTAAGTTTGAAGAGGTTAAAATTTTAGTCCAAAGCGGGGCCGATGTTAATGCCGTTTCTAAATTAGGGTATGACGCACAGGGCAGGGTTTTGGGAACCACGCCTTTATTTGACGCTTTGGCCACTATGGGTACAAAGGACCTGCCTTCTTATGAAATAGCCAAGTATTTAATAGATAACGGCGCCGGAGTGGTTTTTTCAATAGAAAAATTAAACGGGCTTTTCCCCTTTTATCCGAAAGTAAAAAACTACCCGAATGATAAAAAATATATTAAAAATTTAAACAAATATCTTAAATCCGTTGAAAAAAAAGAGAGAAAAGCTTTAGACCAGGCGCTTAAAAAACAATAG
- a CDS encoding DJ-1 family glyoxalase III: MSKVALFIIDGFEEAEAVVTADLLRRADVGLKIVSLSDKKEVLGKHNITVTADVLFNEVKNDIFDMLVIPGGTIKYIEHKGLLELVKKQHAAKRNLAAICAAPAVFGTAGILEGYKATIYTGMRVYLGPGAVYEEEPVVTDRHITTSRGPGTSMAFGVRLIEILKGKDVADKIKEDFLLK; the protein is encoded by the coding sequence ATGAGTAAAGTTGCATTATTTATTATTGACGGGTTTGAGGAGGCTGAGGCCGTTGTAACGGCTGATTTATTAAGACGGGCGGACGTTGGGCTTAAAATAGTTTCCTTATCAGATAAAAAAGAAGTTTTAGGCAAACATAACATTACCGTAACCGCGGATGTTCTTTTTAATGAGGTTAAAAACGATATTTTTGATATGCTTGTAATACCGGGCGGCACCATTAAATATATAGAACATAAAGGCTTGTTGGAACTTGTAAAAAAACAGCACGCCGCAAAGCGGAATTTGGCGGCTATTTGCGCGGCCCCCGCTGTATTTGGCACGGCAGGTATTTTGGAAGGTTATAAAGCCACAATTTACACCGGTATGAGGGTATACTTGGGGCCCGGGGCCGTTTATGAGGAAGAGCCTGTTGTTACCGACAGACACATTACAACTTCCCGCGGGCCTGGCACATCAATGGCTTTCGGCGTGCGTTTGATAGAAATACTTAAAGGTAAGGATGTTGCGGATAAAATTAAGGAAGATTTCCTTTTAAAATAA
- a CDS encoding peptide MFS transporter, protein MDTNKNKQPPALFMLSGVEMWERFNYYGMRALLVLFMTSQIIGLSDRAAGRVYGLFGALVYLTPVFGGLIADAYLGKRKSIIIGAVLMMCGQFVLASYGFLPPIAALAIGLTLIIAGNGFFKPNISSIVGELYDENDNRRDAGFTIFYMGINIGAFLAPLVCGYLGEKVAFRYGFLAAGIGMLISLVWFIWLKNRFLGDIGIRPAIEENKNDKGENEPLTKVEKDRILAIFIFTFFSIFFWAFYEQAGSSLTLFADRSTDRVIFGWEMPTSFFQSFPALLVVLLAPVFAWLWRRMGEKELSTPAKFAWGLALLGIGYIIIAIAAYAYKNSGLVSIFWLCGLYLMHVLGELCISPVGLSMITKLSPAKYVSLFMGVWFASDFFGGLLGGFFAGEYNEASLVSLFSIPAATALICALIIWALSGKLKKWMHGIN, encoded by the coding sequence ATGGACACTAATAAAAATAAACAGCCTCCTGCCCTGTTCATGCTTTCAGGCGTGGAAATGTGGGAACGTTTTAATTATTACGGGATGCGCGCGCTGCTGGTGCTTTTTATGACCAGCCAAATAATAGGCCTTTCAGACAGGGCCGCGGGCCGAGTTTATGGACTTTTCGGCGCTTTGGTATACCTTACGCCGGTATTTGGCGGTTTAATAGCGGACGCCTATTTAGGAAAAAGAAAATCTATTATCATAGGCGCCGTTTTAATGATGTGCGGGCAGTTTGTGCTTGCCTCTTATGGGTTTTTACCTCCTATAGCGGCTTTAGCAATAGGTTTAACCCTTATTATAGCGGGCAATGGTTTTTTTAAACCGAATATTTCCTCTATAGTGGGGGAACTCTATGATGAAAATGACAATCGCCGCGACGCCGGTTTTACCATATTTTATATGGGTATTAACATAGGCGCGTTTTTAGCTCCGTTAGTATGCGGTTATTTAGGCGAAAAAGTAGCCTTCAGATACGGCTTTTTAGCCGCCGGTATAGGCATGTTAATCAGTTTAGTATGGTTTATTTGGTTAAAGAACAGGTTTTTGGGCGATATAGGCATACGTCCCGCTATTGAGGAAAATAAAAACGATAAAGGGGAAAATGAGCCCCTTACCAAAGTGGAAAAGGACAGGATTTTAGCTATATTCATATTTACTTTCTTTTCAATCTTTTTTTGGGCGTTTTATGAGCAGGCGGGTTCTTCTTTAACTTTGTTCGCGGACAGATCCACTGACAGAGTAATATTCGGGTGGGAAATGCCTACAAGCTTTTTTCAGTCTTTCCCGGCATTACTTGTGGTGTTATTAGCGCCCGTGTTCGCCTGGTTATGGCGCAGAATGGGCGAAAAAGAACTTTCCACCCCCGCTAAATTTGCCTGGGGTTTAGCTTTACTGGGCATAGGTTATATTATCATAGCCATAGCCGCATACGCATACAAAAACAGCGGCCTGGTAAGCATATTTTGGCTTTGCGGTTTGTATCTTATGCATGTTTTGGGCGAATTATGTATTTCTCCCGTAGGATTATCTATGATTACCAAGCTTTCACCCGCTAAATATGTTTCTTTATTTATGGGTGTTTGGTTCGCTTCGGACTTTTTCGGCGGACTTTTGGGCGGCTTCTTCGCGGGGGAATATAATGAGGCCAGTTTGGTTTCTTTATTCTCTATACCCGCGGCTACGGCCCTTATATGCGCTTTAATTATTTGGGCGCTTTCGGGCAAGCTTAAAAAGTGGATGCACGGTATAAACTAA
- a CDS encoding M15 family metallopeptidase: MNNNFDKHQSINKRVNRTWIAVLIICLVFTGLILFFPSQNNGGKENNAIPPVKDITPQIIEASAITSEQETLPLFHDNALKTAGFVNIKELSPLFYFDIRYATTNNFTGKVIYDTDQCYLQKEASEGILKALKILQKRDEPLTFIFYDCYRPQSAQEKLWLAYPNPSYVARPEKGSRHSRGMAVDLTLAKQDGTPLPMPTEFDSFKKEAHMDYNGSSVSKEALENRDLLKKVMTEAGFTYTRTEWWHFDKTGWKQKPVQNIDF, encoded by the coding sequence ATGAACAACAATTTTGATAAACACCAAAGCATTAACAAACGCGTTAACAGAACATGGATTGCGGTTCTTATTATTTGTTTAGTTTTTACTGGGCTTATTTTGTTTTTCCCTTCCCAAAATAACGGGGGAAAAGAAAATAACGCTATTCCCCCTGTAAAGGATATTACCCCTCAAATTATTGAAGCTTCCGCCATTACTTCTGAGCAGGAAACTCTCCCCCTTTTTCACGACAACGCCTTAAAAACCGCCGGGTTTGTTAATATAAAAGAGCTTTCCCCCCTTTTTTATTTTGACATACGTTACGCAACAACCAACAATTTTACAGGCAAAGTTATTTATGACACCGACCAATGCTATTTACAAAAAGAAGCGTCCGAGGGCATTTTAAAGGCTTTAAAAATCCTTCAGAAAAGGGACGAACCCCTTACTTTTATTTTTTACGACTGTTACCGCCCGCAAAGCGCGCAGGAAAAGCTTTGGCTGGCATATCCTAACCCAAGTTATGTGGCAAGGCCGGAAAAAGGCTCCCGCCACAGCAGGGGGATGGCGGTTGATTTAACGCTTGCCAAACAAGACGGCACCCCTTTACCTATGCCAACCGAATTTGATTCTTTTAAAAAAGAAGCTCATATGGATTACAACGGAAGCAGTGTATCAAAAGAAGCTTTAGAAAACAGGGACTTGCTTAAAAAAGTAATGACTGAAGCGGGCTTTACCTACACCCGCACCGAATGGTGGCATTTTGATAAAACAGGCTGGAAACAAAAACCTGTACAAAATATAGATTTTTAA
- the pbpC gene encoding penicillin-binding protein 1C, which produces MKLFNNKKFYYILPSVIILLAAGTFYYFFKKADRVHNYTVSPSVIFYDRNGIPMRTFLSATQTYSKPVSVENVSPWMILALVAVEDKRFFTHPGIDVKAVSRAAWQNLSSGEVVSGASTITQQLVRAIEPRKKNIWSKIKEALTAVTVEKSLDKQQILEQYLNTVEFSNMVQGVEYASNYYFNTSAEGLSLSQAAFLAAMVKSPVKFNPVKNFPAALKRRNSVLQKMASNGFITDEMYDIAIRETIEITAEGRSFSAPHLAEFLLREIKTDDHEIITTIDSSLQKFVSELVPAYVAKLEKNNVTNAAVIVIDNKTGEVLAYLGSADYFDSDTQGQVNGVNALRQPGSALKPFIYALGLENGYTAATVINDEDTFFKGGFRPKNYDETFHGPVSVRNALACSYNVPVVRVAEDMGTQKIIKMLQNAGFDSLNKNSDFYGLGISLGNGEVKLLELARAYMMLANNGVFKDLRFTIRPAVGERRASKRVFGARTAFIISDILSDNNARAAAFGLNSPLNTPFAFAAKTGTSKDYRDNWALGYTPQWTIGVWAGNFDGQPMRKVSGISGAAPLLKDIAVYMHEKYGSTDFIVPQGIERRYICPSSGQLASPRCPHKKAEVFNIDNFPVEICRLHNGANESGDNFEIQFPREGDVFKIDSAIPLNTQKVLFKASGKRPLKWVVNGKQFGSDEHSVWWQLDKGEHTLELYSADGKHQKIKFLVLD; this is translated from the coding sequence ATGAAGCTTTTTAACAATAAAAAATTTTACTATATTTTACCGTCTGTTATTATACTGCTGGCGGCGGGAACATTTTATTACTTTTTTAAAAAAGCGGACCGTGTGCATAATTATACAGTCTCTCCGTCTGTAATATTTTATGACCGAAACGGCATTCCCATGCGTACTTTTCTTTCCGCCACGCAAACTTATTCCAAGCCCGTGTCCGTTGAAAATGTTTCGCCCTGGATGATACTAGCTTTAGTAGCCGTGGAAGATAAACGCTTTTTTACACACCCGGGCATTGACGTTAAAGCTGTTTCAAGGGCGGCTTGGCAAAATTTATCAAGCGGGGAAGTTGTGTCTGGCGCCAGCACCATTACACAGCAGCTTGTGCGCGCTATTGAACCCAGGAAAAAAAATATATGGTCAAAAATAAAAGAGGCTTTAACCGCTGTTACCGTTGAAAAAAGTTTAGATAAACAGCAAATACTTGAGCAATACCTAAATACGGTAGAGTTTTCCAACATGGTGCAAGGCGTTGAATATGCCTCAAATTATTATTTTAATACAAGCGCGGAGGGGTTGTCACTTTCCCAGGCGGCGTTTTTGGCGGCGATGGTAAAATCCCCGGTTAAATTTAACCCTGTAAAAAATTTCCCCGCGGCTTTAAAAAGGCGTAACAGCGTTTTACAAAAAATGGCTTCCAACGGTTTTATAACCGACGAAATGTATGATATCGCCATTCGTGAAACTATTGAAATTACCGCGGAAGGCCGTTCCTTTTCAGCCCCGCATCTGGCCGAGTTTTTACTCCGTGAAATAAAAACCGACGACCATGAAATAATAACAACAATAGATTCCTCCTTACAAAAATTTGTGTCCGAGCTGGTACCCGCTTATGTGGCTAAACTTGAAAAAAACAATGTAACTAACGCCGCGGTAATAGTGATTGATAATAAAACCGGCGAGGTGCTTGCTTATTTAGGTTCGGCCGATTATTTTGATTCCGACACCCAAGGCCAGGTCAACGGGGTTAACGCTTTGCGCCAGCCCGGATCAGCCTTAAAGCCTTTTATATACGCTTTGGGGCTTGAAAACGGCTACACCGCCGCTACTGTTATTAATGATGAGGACACTTTTTTTAAAGGCGGTTTCAGGCCTAAAAATTATGACGAGACCTTTCACGGCCCCGTAAGCGTGCGTAATGCTTTAGCCTGCTCTTACAATGTGCCCGTTGTGCGCGTGGCTGAAGATATGGGTACGCAAAAAATAATTAAAATGCTGCAAAACGCGGGTTTTGACTCTTTAAATAAAAATTCCGATTTTTACGGCCTTGGCATTTCTTTAGGAAACGGGGAAGTTAAACTTTTAGAGCTTGCCCGCGCCTATATGATGCTTGCAAATAATGGTGTTTTTAAGGATTTAAGATTTACTATAAGGCCCGCTGTCGGGGAGCGCAGGGCAAGCAAACGTGTTTTCGGAGCGAGAACGGCTTTTATAATAAGTGACATTCTTTCAGACAACAACGCGAGAGCGGCGGCTTTTGGTTTAAACTCACCATTAAACACGCCCTTTGCTTTTGCGGCTAAAACGGGCACTTCCAAAGATTACCGTGATAACTGGGCGCTTGGTTATACGCCGCAGTGGACAATAGGCGTTTGGGCGGGCAATTTTGACGGGCAGCCTATGCGCAAGGTTTCCGGCATTTCCGGCGCGGCCCCGCTTTTAAAAGATATCGCTGTTTATATGCATGAAAAATACGGTTCAACCGATTTTATCGTACCGCAGGGAATAGAACGCCGTTATATATGCCCCTCCTCGGGCCAATTGGCGAGCCCGCGCTGCCCCCATAAAAAGGCGGAGGTTTTTAATATTGATAACTTTCCCGTGGAAATATGCCGCCTGCATAACGGAGCAAATGAGAGCGGGGATAACTTTGAAATACAATTTCCAAGAGAAGGCGACGTTTTTAAAATAGATTCCGCCATACCTTTAAACACGCAAAAAGTTTTGTTTAAAGCTTCTGGCAAAAGGCCTTTAAAATGGGTTGTAAACGGTAAACAGTTCGGCTCTGACGAGCACAGCGTGTGGTGGCAGCTCGATAAAGGGGAGCATACTCTAGAGCTGTATTCTGCCGACGGTAAACACCAAAAAATAAAGTTTTTAGTTTTAGACTGA
- the gmk gene encoding guanylate kinase: MDAFVLIVSSPSGGGKTTIVNELLKKDRTAKRVVTATTRSPRKGEKDGKDYHFWSVKKFQSAIKNNKMAEWANVFTDYYGVPKESLDTVLKKGLIPVLVIDVQGQKSIKKHYKNAVSVFILPPSWNELKKRLLARPGGTNNIDVRLKTAKKEVAQVKKFDYVIVNDKLDGAVNALSKIIFAEKHKTQRKKPAINRLKQKRR, encoded by the coding sequence ATGGACGCTTTTGTACTTATAGTCTCTTCGCCTTCAGGCGGAGGGAAAACAACTATAGTTAACGAACTTCTTAAAAAAGACCGCACTGCTAAGAGGGTGGTAACCGCCACAACCCGCTCGCCTAGAAAAGGCGAAAAAGACGGGAAGGATTATCATTTTTGGTCTGTTAAAAAGTTTCAAAGCGCTATCAAAAATAACAAAATGGCCGAGTGGGCCAACGTATTTACCGACTACTACGGCGTGCCTAAAGAATCTTTGGACACCGTGTTAAAAAAAGGTTTAATACCCGTTTTGGTTATAGACGTGCAAGGCCAAAAATCAATAAAAAAACATTATAAGAACGCCGTAAGCGTTTTTATACTGCCGCCAAGCTGGAATGAGCTTAAAAAAAGACTTTTGGCAAGACCCGGCGGAACAAATAATATTGATGTGCGTCTTAAAACGGCAAAGAAAGAAGTTGCCCAGGTAAAAAAGTTTGATTATGTTATCGTTAACGATAAACTTGACGGCGCGGTTAACGCGTTATCAAAAATAATTTTTGCGGAAAAACATAAAACCCAAAGAAAAAAGCCCGCCATAAACAGGCTTAAGCAAAAACGGAGATAA
- a CDS encoding uracil-DNA glycosylase, which produces MKKELRSLVKEFAGVLANSEEDDFFIAAAKEENAAAVSSKQEVKPPQAAPAPAKSAESVLSAQNNAQTLKEDSSMPAPQTPKTKKINSNKEAELNALAEQILTCKKCPLGETRLNAVPGEGNADAKLMFIGEGPGFDEDHQGRPFIGRAGTLLTKMIEAMGLKREEVFIANMVKCHPMTDPSNPEKHGNDRAPSKEEIAYCRKYIEAQIALIQPEFIVALGGVAAKSLIKDADSLGALRNKVHTLELDNFDLEGKTKIVATYHPAALLRNPNWKKDAWADLQMVMKEMGLKSPQKPI; this is translated from the coding sequence ATGAAAAAAGAATTAAGAAGCCTTGTAAAAGAATTTGCGGGCGTCTTAGCTAACAGCGAAGAGGATGATTTTTTTATAGCGGCGGCAAAAGAAGAAAATGCCGCCGCTGTTTCTTCTAAGCAAGAGGTTAAACCCCCACAAGCTGCGCCTGCCCCGGCAAAAAGCGCAGAGTCCGTTTTGTCCGCGCAAAATAACGCGCAAACTTTAAAAGAGGATTCTTCCATGCCCGCACCCCAAACACCTAAAACAAAAAAAATAAATTCTAATAAAGAGGCTGAACTTAATGCTTTAGCCGAACAAATTTTAACATGCAAAAAATGTCCGCTTGGCGAAACAAGGCTTAACGCGGTACCCGGCGAAGGCAACGCAGACGCAAAACTTATGTTTATAGGCGAAGGCCCCGGTTTTGATGAAGACCACCAGGGCAGGCCTTTTATAGGAAGAGCGGGTACACTGCTTACTAAAATGATTGAGGCCATGGGCCTTAAAAGGGAAGAAGTTTTTATAGCCAACATGGTTAAATGCCACCCCATGACAGACCCTTCCAACCCCGAAAAACACGGCAATGACCGCGCGCCTTCCAAAGAAGAAATTGCCTATTGCAGAAAATATATAGAGGCCCAAATCGCCCTTATACAGCCTGAGTTTATTGTCGCTTTAGGCGGGGTAGCCGCAAAAAGTTTAATAAAAGACGCGGACTCTTTAGGCGCGTTACGAAACAAAGTGCACACTCTTGAGTTAGATAATTTTGACCTTGAAGGCAAAACAAAAATAGTGGCTACATATCACCCCGCCGCACTGCTGCGCAACCCTAACTGGAAAAAAGACGCCTGGGCCGATTTGCAAATGGTTATGAAGGAAATGGGCCTTAAGTCCCCCCAAAAACCAATTTAA